A region from the Streptosporangiales bacterium genome encodes:
- a CDS encoding CoA-binding protein: protein MPTGDFDRLLDPRAIAVVGASDDPARIGGQPVRALKDFGYAGQVYPVNPRYDTVQGLRCFPDVCAVPGRCDVALVALPAPLVPGVIRQCGEAGVPFAIVLSAGFEEIGEGGRQVHAELAEAIRDSGVRVIGPNCQGMLNARHGVYAGFGAIFGDPNVRRGPVAMVTQSGGFGYAVVGLADHVGIGFDYVVSTGNEVDIDALELMEDLLERPEVEVLAVYLEGVKDGRRLAALGSRALELGKPIVVWKVGNSVTGRRAAASHTANLTADQEMYRAVFREGGFIEVTDVDDLVDVARAALMRRLPDGPDVAVLSISGGAGVLLADRCEDVGLRLPTLSEKTTDALREILPAFSSLRNPVDLTAQIFNQPDCMQAVLSTVLDDPVVDQVVVYNASIQGTLADRLAGEIVTAAAGSDKPLFVGWSAPPGTVPNALALLDEHRVPWYPTPGRAARAAGKLLEITGKMRRGARAPRRGEAAVSMLDVRDGERGVGEHRAKNALAAYGVPVVREVLLSLDEVDALRAPPFDFPLVVKVESADLSHKSEADAVRLGVQSLAELRAAAHEVVANTTAHAAGARIDGVLVQETAEGLELFVGVVNDRFFGPTVAVGLGGVFVEVMGDVSHRLAPFDETTAHEMLAELRGHRVLLGTRGRPPVDLDSVADALVRISWFAADHVDEVAELDVNPLFANDQGCVAADALIVLTPGNAS from the coding sequence ATGCCGACCGGTGACTTCGACCGTCTGCTCGACCCGCGCGCCATCGCGGTCGTCGGCGCCTCGGACGACCCCGCACGGATCGGCGGTCAACCGGTGCGCGCGCTCAAGGACTTCGGCTACGCGGGGCAGGTCTACCCCGTGAACCCACGGTACGACACCGTGCAGGGGCTTCGTTGCTTTCCTGACGTGTGTGCGGTGCCCGGCCGATGTGACGTGGCCCTGGTCGCACTGCCGGCGCCCCTGGTCCCCGGTGTCATCCGGCAGTGCGGCGAGGCCGGGGTTCCGTTCGCGATCGTGCTGAGTGCGGGCTTCGAGGAGATCGGCGAGGGTGGGCGCCAGGTGCACGCCGAGCTCGCAGAGGCCATCCGCGACAGCGGTGTACGGGTGATCGGGCCGAACTGCCAGGGCATGCTCAACGCGCGGCACGGCGTCTATGCGGGCTTCGGCGCCATCTTCGGTGACCCCAACGTACGCCGAGGGCCCGTGGCGATGGTCACCCAGAGCGGCGGCTTCGGCTACGCCGTCGTCGGCCTCGCCGACCACGTGGGCATCGGCTTCGACTATGTCGTGTCCACCGGCAACGAGGTCGACATCGACGCGCTCGAGCTGATGGAGGACCTGCTCGAACGCCCCGAGGTCGAGGTGCTCGCCGTCTACCTCGAAGGCGTCAAGGACGGCCGGCGACTCGCCGCACTCGGAAGTCGCGCGCTCGAGCTCGGCAAACCGATCGTCGTCTGGAAGGTCGGGAACTCCGTCACCGGCCGGCGGGCCGCCGCCTCGCACACGGCCAACCTCACCGCCGACCAGGAAATGTACCGCGCGGTCTTCCGCGAAGGTGGTTTCATCGAGGTGACCGACGTCGACGACCTCGTCGACGTGGCGCGAGCCGCGCTGATGCGACGACTCCCCGACGGTCCGGACGTCGCGGTGCTGTCGATCTCCGGCGGCGCCGGGGTGCTCCTCGCCGACCGGTGCGAGGACGTCGGGCTGCGCCTGCCGACTCTGTCGGAGAAGACCACGGATGCCCTGCGCGAGATCCTGCCGGCGTTCAGTTCGCTGCGGAACCCGGTCGACCTCACAGCACAGATCTTCAACCAGCCCGACTGCATGCAGGCCGTCCTCTCCACCGTCCTGGACGACCCCGTGGTCGACCAGGTCGTCGTGTACAACGCATCCATCCAAGGCACGCTGGCCGACCGGCTGGCCGGTGAGATCGTCACCGCGGCGGCCGGGAGCGACAAACCGCTGTTCGTCGGATGGAGCGCGCCGCCTGGCACGGTGCCGAACGCACTCGCCCTGCTCGACGAGCACCGGGTGCCCTGGTATCCGACACCGGGCCGCGCAGCGCGGGCCGCCGGCAAGCTGCTCGAGATCACCGGCAAGATGCGGCGCGGCGCGCGCGCACCACGCCGGGGTGAAGCGGCCGTCTCGATGCTCGACGTGCGCGACGGCGAGCGAGGCGTCGGCGAGCACCGTGCCAAGAACGCGCTCGCGGCGTACGGCGTGCCCGTGGTCCGGGAGGTTCTCCTGTCGCTCGACGAGGTCGACGCGCTCCGCGCTCCGCCGTTCGACTTCCCGCTGGTCGTCAAGGTCGAGTCCGCGGACCTGTCCCACAAGTCAGAGGCCGACGCCGTACGACTAGGCGTGCAGAGCCTCGCCGAGCTTCGAGCCGCCGCGCACGAGGTCGTGGCGAACACGACCGCGCATGCGGCAGGTGCGCGGATCGACGGCGTGCTCGTGCAGGAGACAGCAGAGGGGCTCGAGCTGTTCGTGGGAGTGGTGAACGACCGCTTCTTCGGCCCCACCGTGGCCGTCGGTCTCGGTGGAGTCTTCGTGGAGGTGATGGGCGACGTCAGCCATCGCCTTGCGCCCTTCGACGAGACGACGGCCCACGAGATGCTCGCAGAGCTTCGCGGACACCGAGTGCTTCTCGGCACGCGCGGCCGACCCCCGGTCGATCTCGACTCGGTGGCAGACGCGCTCGTGCGGATCTCATGGTTCGCCGCCGACCACGTCGACGAGGTCGCCGAGCTTGACGTGAATCCCCTGTTCGCGAATGACCAGGGCTGCGTCGCCGCCGACGCTTTGATCGTGCTCACCCCGGGCAACGCGTCATGA